The following is a genomic window from Methylomarinum vadi.
ACTATCACTACGCCGGCCTTGTTGTTCCCTTCAATTTCGGTTTTATTTTTGGCCTATGCCAATCGCTATTTAGCCATTGCCAAAAGAATTCGGGAGTTACACGAGTTGTTCAATAAGACCCGGAGCAGTATGGCTAAAATGCAGGTTGAAAGCCTTAGGTTGCGAATTCGGTTGATTATTTTGATGCAGTTACTGGCGGTGACCGGATTATCAGCAGCGTTTTGACCATGACTTTAATTTTTGTCGGTATGCAATTACTGGCCAAATACGTTTTCTTGTGTAGTGTCGGTTTGATTGTGCTGTCGCTAATGGTGTCCATGTGGGAGTTATTGATTTCAACCCAGGCTCTTAATATCGAATTAGAGGATATGAAAGCGCAATGAAAAAATGGCTGATTTTTACCGATCTTGACGGCACGTTGCTGGATCATCGGGATTACAATTATGCGGAGGCGTTACCGGCGCTGGAAAAAATAACCGCGTTGCAGATCCCATTAATTATTAATTCCAGCAAGACCTCAGCCGAAATCGAGGCGATCAAGGCAAGGTTGCACAATAATGGTGCGTTCGCGGTCGAGAACGGGGCTGCGGTTTTTATTCCCGCCGAACTTAATTCAGAGAGCGATGGCGCCATTAACAGGGTGATCCTAGGGCGGCCAATATCGGATATTCTGAGTTTGACCCATGCCATACGCAATCGCTATGGTTTTTCCTTCAGGGGATTTTCCGACTTTAGCGTCGATGAAGTCATGCGGGAAACCGGTTTAACGGAAAAAGAAGCCAGACAAGCGAAACAGCGTCTGGCCAGCGAGCCGCTAAAATGGTATGACAGCGAAGAAAAACGTTTGTTGTTCGAGCATTTATTGAAAGAACAAGGTTTGCAATTGGTCAAAGGCGGGCGCTTTTGGCATGTCATGGGGCAAAACGACAAGGGAAAAGCAATGGCATGGTTATTGAATAAGTACCAGCAACAACAAACGCAAAAAATCATGACTATTGCGCTGGGCGACAGCCAAAACGATCTGCCAATGCTGGAGCAAGCCGATTATGCCGCGGTTATCCAAAGGACTGACGGAAGCTATCTGACGGTGAACAAAAAAGCGGATAGACTGGTCAGGTCGCGACATCCGGCCCCATTGGGGTGGCGGGAAGCAATAGAGCAATTGTTTAAAAAGCTGAAACTGGGAGAGATGAATGAGTGATTTTTTTCAAAATGGTTCGATCACGACGTTACACCGTCTGGATAAGAACCGTCTCGCTGAGATGGAGCAGGAGTTGTTGGGGTTTTCCAAGCATCGTCCGATGGCGCTGGTGCTTCCTTCATTGTTTTCCGAACTGAAAGGACCTGCTCTCTCCGGAATCATCAAGGAAATCAGCCAGGTTTCTTATTTAAATGAAGTCATCATCGGCCTGGATAATGCGGATGCGTCCGAATTTGCCTATGCCC
Proteins encoded in this region:
- a CDS encoding HAD-IIB family hydrolase, coding for MKKWLIFTDLDGTLLDHRDYNYAEALPALEKITALQIPLIINSSKTSAEIEAIKARLHNNGAFAVENGAAVFIPAELNSESDGAINRVILGRPISDILSLTHAIRNRYGFSFRGFSDFSVDEVMRETGLTEKEARQAKQRLASEPLKWYDSEEKRLLFEHLLKEQGLQLVKGGRFWHVMGQNDKGKAMAWLLNKYQQQQTQKIMTIALGDSQNDLPMLEQADYAAVIQRTDGSYLTVNKKADRLVRSRHPAPLGWREAIEQLFKKLKLGEMNE